The DNA segment TAGGTGGCCACTAGGTCAACTAGGCGTTGCCAGCCCAAGTCCGCTTTTTGAATCACGCGATCGATCAGGGGATGAAGTAGGTTTTGGATACCAGATATACCCCCCCAGGCGTCCGCGAAGTTATCTACGTTAGTTTTCATGGCAGTCGGGCAGGGGGAATGATCTGAGCCTATGCTATCCACACCGGGGCCACAGACCCTTTGCCACAGGTCGGCGACCACTGCAGCTTCGCGCAGAGGCGGGGCACACTTGGCCACTGCTCCGAGTGTTTCTAGATCATTGCGGTCGAGCGCTAGGTAGTGCGGGCAAGTCTCTGCTGAGATATCAACGCCCTCAGCCTTCGCTTGGCTGATCAGGTCGATACCGGGTCGATTGCTGACATGGACGATATGGAGGCGACATCCGGTCTCCTTATACAGTTCGATCGCTTCGGCGATCGCATTGAGCTCGGATTCAACAGGTCGGCTATCGACCCAATCTTGTGGGCCCAAACGCCCTGCGTCACGTGCTTCTTTACCCAGTTGGGTGCAGAGGGCTTCATCTTCAGCGTGAAGCGCCAAGATCTTTCCCGTCTCGGCGACACGCTGCATGCCTTCACGGAGGGAAGCACGGTCTACGTTTTGAAACTCATCGATCCCGCTGTTGGACATAAAGGCCTTAAAGCCTATGACTCCCGATTCTGCGAGAGATGCTATCTGGTCTAGGTTCTCGGGCGTGCAGCCTCCCCATAAACCGAAATCAACTATGGACTTCTTTGCTGCTAAAGCTGCTTTTCTCTCAAACGCCGCCGCATTCAGCGTGGGTGGATGTGCATTTAGGGGCATTTCAAAAACTGTCCCAACTCCGCCAAAAAGTGCTGCTGTTGAGCCCGTGCTCCAGCCTTCCCAATCGGTTCTTCCCGGTTCATTAAAGTGCACATGTACGTCGACCGCTGAGGGCAGAACGATCTTTCCTTCTAGATCGATTGCTGGGTCTGAAGAAGTTAGGTGTGCGTCGACGGCCTCAATCTTTTCTCCTTTTATGATAATATCACAAAGGTGTAATCCGTTGGACGTCGGGATCTGGGCATGTTTAAGAAGCATGGGCTGTGTGAGGAATGAGTTCGATCACGCTGATCTCAGGAGGGCAATTAAAGCGCAAGCCATGTAGGTTGCCCACGCCCCGATTGATATAAATGAGACGCTCGTTCCATGTGTAGATTCCTTCCGCCATGGACCGATCAGCAAGAGGCAAAACCGGTCGGATCTCAGTGAATGGAACCCGGATTTGCCCGCCATGTGTGTGACCTGAGAGCATCAGATCCCATTGGAATTCTGCCACACTAGTTTTGGAATCTGGGTTGTGTGATAACAAAACGGTAGGTATGTCTGCTGCAGGAGTATTTCTACTGATTAAACAATCCTGAGGCTGACATGTACCCGACCAAATATCACCGAGCCCAACAAGGTTTAAAAGACTATTCCGGACAGACACCACAGTCGCTTCATTGAAGAGTGTGCGCACGCCGCAGCTCGTGAGCAACGCGAGCATGGGCGCAAAGCCGACGCGGTTGTCGGGTAGTGGGATGAAATCATGATTGCCAATGACCGCGTAGGTCGGAGCAGCGTTTGCTAGTGGGGTGAAAATGGACTGCGCTGCATCGGTGTCAGGAGCACCTTGGGTGGTATAGTCACCTGTCAGAAAGATCAGATCGGGGTTCTCAGCAACAGCGAGTCTCGAACAACGTTGAAGGTAATCGATAGAGACAGCAGGCGACATGTGCGTATCGGAGATCTGAACGACCTTTATTGGGCCTGTGATTCCGCGGATAGGGATTTGCCTTCGTGAGATCTCTACTGCCTCTGCTTCACGTCTCATGTAGGCGTATACAGATGCAGGTAAGCATCCAGCAGCTAATAGCCCTCCTAAAAGTGAACGCCGTGTCATGCGCAGTTTCATAATCCTATAACTTCGATGCTTTTCGCGAGAAAGTTAGGCTCAGCCAGAGGTTCTTAGGTTATTTATAGCTTGAAAGAGAATTTTTGTAGCTGCTTCACAATCGGACCGTTCAACGTATTCGTCGGGATTGTGGCTCAGGCCTTCACGACAGCGTACGAACAGCATCGCAACGGGCATCGCTGCGGACATCGCTGCAGCATCATGACCGGCTCCGCTGAAAAGAAACGGCGCCTGATCCTGATGTGTTTTAACGGCCTCACCGAGACATGCACTCAGGCTATCGTCCATCTGCACGGCAGCCGTTTGCATCATGTAGTCCCAGCTCATCGATAGGCCGCGAATCCGAGCGATCTCCATTGCTTGCCCGTGGAGAAAGTCTGTTGCTTCTTCGAGGATTTCGTCATTCGGATGCCGGATATCGAGTGTCATAATGACCGCAGATGGGATGACGTTGCTGGCACCTGGTTCTACGAGGAGGCTCCCCACAGTCGCCCTGAGTCGGTCTATTCTTTGTCCCGTTTTCTCAATGACTGAAACCAGTTCTGCTGCGCCCGCCAGAGCGTCTTGACGCAGGTCCATGGGCGTCGTGCCTGCGTGGTCAGCTTTGCCAGTCCAGCGGATGCGTAGTCGTTTTTGTGCTGCGATTGCAGAAACAACACCCGCGGGAACATCCAGCCCTTCCAAGACGGGTCCTTGTTCAATGTGTGCTTCGATATAGCCCAATGCATTTTCGGGTGGTCGCATGGTTCTAATCGCCTCAGCAGCGTCATATCCCCAGTCCTCAATGGCCTCGGCTATAGTTTTTCCCTGTGCGTCTTTTTTGTCTAAAATTTTCTCATCGAGCGTTCCAGCGATGAAAGAACTGCCCAAATATGCCGTTTGGAAACGGAGTCCTTCTTCATCGGAAAATGCGATGATCTCGATCGCGAAGGGTAGCGCTATAGACTGCTCGACGCAGGCCTCGACAACACTCAGCGCCATCAAGAACCCAAGAGGCCCGTCGTATTTCCCAGCATTCCGCACCGTGTCGAGGTGAGAACCCATGTAAAGGGTCTTTGCTCCTGCCTTATCGGATTCCCATCGTCCATGAAGATTGCCAAGAGCATCTTCCCACACAGCACCTCCCGCATCGCTCATCCATGACGAGACTACCCGGTTCACACTTCGCATCGAAGGTGAAAGAAAGGGCCGTGTGAGTTGGTGTTGATCCTCGCTGATGCTAGACAACAGTTCGATACGGTCGCACAGGCGCTGGATAATTGCCGGGCTGATAGGGTCTGTCTGTTCAGCACTCACTCAGCTTCCGCGATACGTGCTGTAGCTCCATGGGGAGACGAGTAAAGGAACATGATAGCCCTGTGTCACATCATCGATGCCGAAGCGTATCGGGATAATATCGAGGAAGCCGGGATTGCCGTTAGATACGCCTCGATCTCGAAAATAGTCTCCGATGTGAAAAACCAGTTCGTAGCGGCCTGGAGCCATTTCTTCGGCATCGAGAAGAAGTCCGTCAGTGCGTCCATCCGTATTAGTGATGAGCGTCTTGAGCTGCATGTCTTCTTGTCCGCCAAGTATCCAAAGTTCCACCGAGACGCCGCCGGCCGGTGTGCCGTGGTATGTATCGAGAATGTGTGTGCTGAGTTTACCCATAGCTTTTGTGCTTAAATCAGGATTGGACAACAGTTCCAGTCAAACGATGCCATCCGATACGTTTGATTTGTGTGAGCGCCGCTGTCAGTTCTGTACTAATATCGTTTCTGAGGCGTTCTCGGAAATTTTCAAAGATTGAATCCTGAGTGTGGTCTTTAACGCAAATGATGAATGGGAAGGCGAATCTCGCTTTGTAGGCGTCGTTCATCGCGTTGATTTCTTCAAACCGTTCGGGACTCAGTTGATCCAGTCGTGCCGATTGCTGCTCTTCGGTGGAATGCTCGGTCAACTTACCCGCCACTGCAAGCTTGCCGGACAAGTCGGGGTGGGCGCGAATCAGTTTGAGTTGCTCGGCTTCCTCCGCATCGTCAACCACCGTGCAGAGTGTGTCGTAGAGCGCATCGAAGCTTTCGAATGGCACCGACTGAGAGGCGCGTTGGGGAATCCAAGGCGAGTGTTCAAAGATTCCGCTGAGCGCCTCAGTGAAAGACTCCGGTGCGGCTGCGTTGAGCAATTGAAGTGAAATAAGCATGATCTGTAATGCTTATTAAAGCCACTCTTATACCACGCGAGATTTTTGCTCTGAGCAATCAACTTGCTTTGTGAATTGACCGGTTTCTGAATTCCGACCCCTTAATATATCTTCCATGAGTGAAATCTTCGATCAGATCAATCCGCCCCCTCGGCTTATGATGGGGCCCGGCCCTATCAATGCGGATCCGCGCGTCCTGCGGGCCATGTCAGCCCAACTCCTTGGCCAATACGATCCGGCCTTTAGGGAAAACATGAACGAGGTGCAGGTGCTGTATCGACAGATTTTTGAGACGGATAATAAATGGACGCTGCTCATCGACGGAACTTCACGCGCCGCAATTGAAGCATGTTTGGTATCCCTGATCGAACCAGGCGATGTGGTCTTGGTTCCGAGTTTTGGGCGCTTTGGCTTGCTTCTCAGCGAAATCTCCTCGCGCTGCGGTGCGGATGTCCGTCGGATTGATGCCGAGTGGGGGACCGTGTTTTCTAATGAGAAACTTGAGACCGCGATCGCCGAGCATCGACCTAAACTGGTGGCAATCTGCCAGGGAGACACGTCGACTACCATGTGCCAGCCGCTCGATCAAATTGGTAAAATAGCCCATAAGTATGATGCGCTCGTTTATGTCGATGCGACGGCATCGATTGTGGGAAATCCTCTTCCCGTCGACGCTTGGGAACTCGACGCAGTTTCAGTGGGATTGCAAAAATGCCTGAATGGCCCTTCAGGGTCGGCGCCCATCACATTGAGCGAAAAAGCTTATGCGGTCATCCGCGACCGCTGGCACGTGGAAAAGGGAATCCAGCCCGAGGGATTCGTTGCGGGATCGGGTAGCCGCATCCAAAGTAATTATTTAGATTTAGCACAGATCTGTGCTTACTGGGACACTGGGCTCAACCATCACACCGAAGCCACTTCGATGCTTTATTGTGCACGGGAGTGTGCACGGATTACTCTGCAAGAAGGCCTTGAAAACGTGGTCGAGCGCCACCGCTTAGGCAGCGATGCCATGGTCGCTGGACTTCAGGCGATGGGCTTACGCCTTTTTGGCGATCTTTCGAATAAGATGCTGAATGTAACTGGAGTCTACATCCCAGAGGAAGTCGACGGTGAGGCGCTGCGCGAGACGATGCTCGACGATTTTGGAATCGAGATTGGGACTTCGTTTGGCCCCTTGCATGGCAAGATTTGGCGCATCGGCAATATGGGCTATAACTGTCGCAAAGAATTCATCCTCCAGACGCTTTCTGCACTGACTTCGGCGCTACGTATTCATGGCTTTACTGTGGAAAATGATGGCGTGATGGCTGCCCATGAGATCTATCGCAACGCTTGATCGTTGCCTCGGTCTGCCTCTGGCTTTGTGGTAACTTCGATGGCAACTTCTTCAGCGACGCTCCCGGTTTCTACAGTTGTCCTGTTTAACTGGCAAAATCGCATCATTCTTCATTGGAATGATGCAGCAGCTGTATGGGGATTTTGGGATGCAACTGAACTGAATTGTAAACAGGACCGCCGCGAAGCGTGGCGGGCCTTAAACGATTTACGTCTTCACGTAGCTGATGAACAGACAGGACTAGGTTTCGCTCGTTTTGATGAGCCTGATGCCGAGCGTGATACTTTAACGGGCAAGCGGCTTAAAGTCCTTTCATTCCAAAGTCTAAGCGATATCCTTGCGTCTACGCCGGATAGGTATGCTAGTGAGGTGGGTGAATATCTTGAGTTGATTAATGCGAGCTTGGACGAGGTCCCATATATCAATTTCGGACGCCATGACTTCATTTACCGATTCCGAACAGAAGCTAGTCGCAATCGTGATGCTTACCGCATCGACGGGGATTCGGCGAAACTTTACCAGAGTAAGCTCTGCTTCCTCATAAAGCAAGTACGACGCAAGAAGGAAAATTCCGCGTCCGAGCCTGCTGTTTTAGATTTTGGATCTGTGGCTTATGTTATCCCTAGCCACTTTGGATTTTGTCTCGGGGTGCAAAATGCAATTGAGCGTGCCTATGAAACCTTGAGTAAGCACCCTGAACAGCGTGTATTCATGCTGAGCGAATTGATACATAATCCGTTTGTAAATCAGGATTTACGCCGCAGGGGTTTGTTATATTTACAGTCCGATAAGGGAAAGGCAGTATTGGATCCTGAGACAGGTAAGCCTTATTGGGATACCTTATCAGAAGAGGACGTGGTCGTCATTCCGGCTTTTGGTGCAACGCGTGAAGATAAGCGCCGGTTGATCGCTTTGGGTCTACCATTAAATGAGTATGATGCCACGTGCATGTTGGTAGAAAAAGTGTGGAAGGCGGCCTCCCGTTTCGCTGAGAGTGGCTACACTGTGATTGTTCACGGCAAAGCTGAACACGAGGAGACAAAAGCAACATTTTCCCATGCAGCTCACTGCGGGCCGAGCGTGATTATCCGCGACCGCAAGGAAGCTCAGATTTTAGCAGAGGTGATGCAGACAACAGATCTGGGGCGAAAACAAAAGCTTTTCGAGCCGTTCCGCGATCGATGCACCGAGGGCTTTGATGTAAACGTCGATTTAGAGCGCATTGCAGTCGTGAATCAAACCACGCTACTACGCAATGAGACTCTATACATCATTAACCTGTTGCACCATACCCTGGTAAATCTCTACGGCGAGGAAGAGACCAAAGAGCGTATCGCCGGGCGCGGACAGGGAGATACGCTCTGCTATGCCACGCAAGTAAATCAAGATGCACTCGGGACGGCGATCCAGGCTGAGGTAGATTTTGCCTTTGTTGTCGGGGGAAAGAATAGCTCAAACACCTATCAGCTTTACCGTATGTGCGCTGAGTATCTTGGGGAACGGGCCTATTTTATTCAAAACGAAGAAAATGTCTCTGAGGATTTTGTGAGCCACTATGCGTTTCCGCAGAATCCGGGCGATCCCAAGCAAGGCACTAGCTATGATTGTCCATTCGATTGGAGCCATATCGATGGCCCAGTCCGTATCCTTGTCACCGGAGGAGCATCCTGTCCGGACGGAATCATCCAGCAGGTCATTTTCAAGGTGAACCAGATTATTGGCAAAGAGCGTTCACTCAAGCCCGTCGAGGCGGTGATTGATGCTCTAAATTAGTCTTTGCATGTCACTCACTCGACACTTTCTCACCCCTAAGCTTGAGTTCTCAGCGTCATCCTCCATCTAGGAAACCTATGCCGCCTGTGAACCCAAGCCCCATTCCTTGTATCGTTGCTCTAGACTATCCGTCGCGTGACGAGCTCCTTGGTTTCTTGAAAAGTGTCACCCCTCAATCTGTGCCCTGGGTAAAAATTGGCCTTCAGAGCTTTTGCCTGAATGGCCCGGGCCTTGTGCGTGAGGTTGGAGCTGCGGGCTTCAAGATATTTCTGGATTTAAAGCTCCACGATATACCGAACACCGTTGCTGGTGCGGTACGTAGCCTGTCGTCTTTGCCAATTAGTATGCTCACTCTCCATGCTTCAGGTGGATTGGAAATGATGCAGCGTGCCTTAGATATACAACAGGAACTTGCTCCTGATCTCCGGCTCCTCGGAGTGACGGTCTTGACATCCATGGATCGAAAAGGCCTGGCTGAGACGGGGATTACCAACGCGCCTGACGCCCATGTGGAGCGCCTGGCTAGTTTGGCCTTAGAAGCGGGCATGCCAGGCCTAGTATGTTCACCTTTGGAGCTGAGGAATTTACGCCAGGAATTTGGTAAGAACCCGTTTCTAGTGACACCTGGGGTGCGCCCAGCGGGGGGCGATATGGGCGATCAGAAGCGCACGATGACGCCCGCGGAGGCAGTTCAAGCCGGAGCTAGTGCTCTTGTAGTGGGTCGACCTATTACCAAGGCGGCCGATCCTGTAGCGGCCGTTAAAGGCATTCAGGAAGAGATGAGCCTGGCAATTCAGTAGTTTAATGGGACACGCTGCTATTTTTCTAGCCGCTGGCTCGGGAAGCCGCATGCGCGGTGTAGTCGATGATAAACTATTGGCCAAGATCGCGGGGAAACCTGTGTTTTCATATAGCCTGGAGGCTTTTTCGAAAGTAAATGACCTCGACCGCATCGTCGTCGTGTATCGCGATGAAGATCAGCGCTGCGAATTATTGGCATGCCTCGAAGCGCTTTCTCCCATGCCTTATGCCGTTGAATGGATTCAAGGAGGTGACGAACGACAACACTCGGTATTTAATGGCCTCGAAATACTGACTATAGCTACCGAAATTGTGCTCATCCATGACTGTGCTCGGCCACTGGTTCGAACCGAAATCATCGAAGATCTCATCATGGCTGCAATCCGGGATAGAGCAGCCGTGCTCGCCCATCGAGTGACAGATACGATAAAACAGACCCCACGGCGTAGCCGCGGTCGTCGACGCCTTGATCTCAAGGACATGCAGCGTAATCGCCTTTGGGCGATGGAAACCCCACAGGCGTTCAAATATGAGACCATTTTCGAGGCCTATCGCGAAGTGAGGTTGAATCAGGAAGTCATCACGGATGATACTGCGGCTGTTTCCAACCGCGGCATACGTGTTTCGATTGTCGAAAATCCCTATCCCAATCCAAAGATTACCGTGCCACAGGATCTCGGATATGCCGAATACCTAATAGAACACCCCGTCGACATCACAGATTTGAAAAAACTAGAGGAATGACTGCCCCTTTGCCCATTAGAATTGGATTCGGCTACGACATCCATCGCATTGAGCGCGACCGCCCTTTAGTCTTGGCCGGTGTGAAGATTCCTGGTTCCATTGGCTTGGCTGGGCACTCAGACGCAGATGTCATGACCCACGCAATCGCGGACGCGGTGCTCGGCGGAGCAGGTCTTCCAGATATTGGTCACTATTTTCCTCCCAGTGATCCGACCATCCGAGGCATCGATTCACAGAAAATCTTAGCCAAGGCGCGAGAAGAAGTGGATGCGCTTGGATATTACATTGGCAATATCGATTGCACGCTCATTGCAGAAGCTCCACGCATTGGCCCCTTTCGTGAACAAATGAAGACGGCGTTGTCTGACACCCTTGGGATCGAGCCGGGTCAAATTGGAATCAAGGCGACCTCCAACGAAGAGTTAGACGACCTCGGTCAGAGGCTGGGAATGGCTGCACACGCGGTCTGTTGCCTACTACTCAAGTAGCTTATAGTCGCATGCCCAGATCCCATTAGCCTTGTAAAGGAGGTTCGTCTAGGTAGTCTATACTGTCTCCCATAAGACAATATGTCTCAAACACCCTGCAAATCATGATCTCAGACGCAGACGCGCCCAAGAAGCTTCACAAGAACGAGTATATTAAAACAGATAGCAATTATCTGCGTGGTACTATCCTCGAAGGGCTGTCCGACTCGCTTACGGGCCAAGTTGCGGACGATGATACGCAGTTGCTAAAATTTCATGGTATTTATCAGCAGGATGATCGGGATTTGAGAAATGAGCGTCGAAAGCAAAGACTAGAGAAGCTCTTTTCTTTTATGATTCGTGTGC comes from the Opitutales bacterium genome and includes:
- the uraD gene encoding 2-oxo-4-hydroxy-4-carboxy-5-ureidoimidazoline decarboxylase, whose protein sequence is MLISLQLLNAAAPESFTEALSGIFEHSPWIPQRASQSVPFESFDALYDTLCTVVDDAEEAEQLKLIRAHPDLSGKLAVAGKLTEHSTEEQQSARLDQLSPERFEEINAMNDAYKARFAFPFIICVKDHTQDSIFENFRERLRNDISTELTAALTQIKRIGWHRLTGTVVQS
- the uraH gene encoding hydroxyisourate hydrolase — translated: MGKLSTHILDTYHGTPAGGVSVELWILGGQEDMQLKTLITNTDGRTDGLLLDAEEMAPGRYELVFHIGDYFRDRGVSNGNPGFLDIIPIRFGIDDVTQGYHVPLLVSPWSYSTYRGS
- the ispH gene encoding 4-hydroxy-3-methylbut-2-enyl diphosphate reductase; amino-acid sequence: MATSSATLPVSTVVLFNWQNRIILHWNDAAAVWGFWDATELNCKQDRREAWRALNDLRLHVADEQTGLGFARFDEPDAERDTLTGKRLKVLSFQSLSDILASTPDRYASEVGEYLELINASLDEVPYINFGRHDFIYRFRTEASRNRDAYRIDGDSAKLYQSKLCFLIKQVRRKKENSASEPAVLDFGSVAYVIPSHFGFCLGVQNAIERAYETLSKHPEQRVFMLSELIHNPFVNQDLRRRGLLYLQSDKGKAVLDPETGKPYWDTLSEEDVVVIPAFGATREDKRRLIALGLPLNEYDATCMLVEKVWKAASRFAESGYTVIVHGKAEHEETKATFSHAAHCGPSVIIRDRKEAQILAEVMQTTDLGRKQKLFEPFRDRCTEGFDVNVDLERIAVVNQTTLLRNETLYIINLLHHTLVNLYGEEETKERIAGRGQGDTLCYATQVNQDALGTAIQAEVDFAFVVGGKNSSNTYQLYRMCAEYLGERAYFIQNEENVSEDFVSHYAFPQNPGDPKQGTSYDCPFDWSHIDGPVRILVTGGASCPDGIIQQVIFKVNQIIGKERSLKPVEAVIDALN
- the yaeI gene encoding phosphodiesterase YaeI, coding for MKLRMTRRSLLGGLLAAGCLPASVYAYMRREAEAVEISRRQIPIRGITGPIKVVQISDTHMSPAVSIDYLQRCSRLAVAENPDLIFLTGDYTTQGAPDTDAAQSIFTPLANAAPTYAVIGNHDFIPLPDNRVGFAPMLALLTSCGVRTLFNEATVVSVRNSLLNLVGLGDIWSGTCQPQDCLISRNTPAADIPTVLLSHNPDSKTSVAEFQWDLMLSGHTHGGQIRVPFTEIRPVLPLADRSMAEGIYTWNERLIYINRGVGNLHGLRFNCPPEISVIELIPHTAHAS
- a CDS encoding 2-C-methyl-D-erythritol 2,4-cyclodiphosphate synthase, whose translation is MPIRIGFGYDIHRIERDRPLVLAGVKIPGSIGLAGHSDADVMTHAIADAVLGGAGLPDIGHYFPPSDPTIRGIDSQKILAKAREEVDALGYYIGNIDCTLIAEAPRIGPFREQMKTALSDTLGIEPGQIGIKATSNEELDDLGQRLGMAAHAVCCLLLK
- the allB gene encoding allantoinase AllB, with the translated sequence MLLKHAQIPTSNGLHLCDIIIKGEKIEAVDAHLTSSDPAIDLEGKIVLPSAVDVHVHFNEPGRTDWEGWSTGSTAALFGGVGTVFEMPLNAHPPTLNAAAFERKAALAAKKSIVDFGLWGGCTPENLDQIASLAESGVIGFKAFMSNSGIDEFQNVDRASLREGMQRVAETGKILALHAEDEALCTQLGKEARDAGRLGPQDWVDSRPVESELNAIAEAIELYKETGCRLHIVHVSNRPGIDLISQAKAEGVDISAETCPHYLALDRNDLETLGAVAKCAPPLREAAVVADLWQRVCGPGVDSIGSDHSPCPTAMKTNVDNFADAWGGISGIQNLLHPLIDRVIQKADLGWQRLVDLVATYPAQRFGLGDRGKIEAGLLADLVIVDPSQSTQISTDSLKYRHKHSPYVGKTFAGNIFAVVRRGHWHALTEDHFSGPLGSLVGES
- a CDS encoding alanine--glyoxylate aminotransferase family protein — encoded protein: MSEIFDQINPPPRLMMGPGPINADPRVLRAMSAQLLGQYDPAFRENMNEVQVLYRQIFETDNKWTLLIDGTSRAAIEACLVSLIEPGDVVLVPSFGRFGLLLSEISSRCGADVRRIDAEWGTVFSNEKLETAIAEHRPKLVAICQGDTSTTMCQPLDQIGKIAHKYDALVYVDATASIVGNPLPVDAWELDAVSVGLQKCLNGPSGSAPITLSEKAYAVIRDRWHVEKGIQPEGFVAGSGSRIQSNYLDLAQICAYWDTGLNHHTEATSMLYCARECARITLQEGLENVVERHRLGSDAMVAGLQAMGLRLFGDLSNKMLNVTGVYIPEEVDGEALRETMLDDFGIEIGTSFGPLHGKIWRIGNMGYNCRKEFILQTLSALTSALRIHGFTVENDGVMAAHEIYRNA
- a CDS encoding allantoate amidohydrolase gives rise to the protein MSAEQTDPISPAIIQRLCDRIELLSSISEDQHQLTRPFLSPSMRSVNRVVSSWMSDAGGAVWEDALGNLHGRWESDKAGAKTLYMGSHLDTVRNAGKYDGPLGFLMALSVVEACVEQSIALPFAIEIIAFSDEEGLRFQTAYLGSSFIAGTLDEKILDKKDAQGKTIAEAIEDWGYDAAEAIRTMRPPENALGYIEAHIEQGPVLEGLDVPAGVVSAIAAQKRLRIRWTGKADHAGTTPMDLRQDALAGAAELVSVIEKTGQRIDRLRATVGSLLVEPGASNVIPSAVIMTLDIRHPNDEILEEATDFLHGQAMEIARIRGLSMSWDYMMQTAAVQMDDSLSACLGEAVKTHQDQAPFLFSGAGHDAAAMSAAMPVAMLFVRCREGLSHNPDEYVERSDCEAATKILFQAINNLRTSG
- the ispD gene encoding 2-C-methyl-D-erythritol 4-phosphate cytidylyltransferase; its protein translation is MGHAAIFLAAGSGSRMRGVVDDKLLAKIAGKPVFSYSLEAFSKVNDLDRIVVVYRDEDQRCELLACLEALSPMPYAVEWIQGGDERQHSVFNGLEILTIATEIVLIHDCARPLVRTEIIEDLIMAAIRDRAAVLAHRVTDTIKQTPRRSRGRRRLDLKDMQRNRLWAMETPQAFKYETIFEAYREVRLNQEVITDDTAAVSNRGIRVSIVENPYPNPKITVPQDLGYAEYLIEHPVDITDLKKLEE
- the pyrF gene encoding orotidine-5'-phosphate decarboxylase; amino-acid sequence: MPPVNPSPIPCIVALDYPSRDELLGFLKSVTPQSVPWVKIGLQSFCLNGPGLVREVGAAGFKIFLDLKLHDIPNTVAGAVRSLSSLPISMLTLHASGGLEMMQRALDIQQELAPDLRLLGVTVLTSMDRKGLAETGITNAPDAHVERLASLALEAGMPGLVCSPLELRNLRQEFGKNPFLVTPGVRPAGGDMGDQKRTMTPAEAVQAGASALVVGRPITKAADPVAAVKGIQEEMSLAIQ